In Cupriavidus taiwanensis, the following are encoded in one genomic region:
- a CDS encoding isoaspartyl peptidase/L-asparaginase family protein produces the protein MQPAVIAIHGGAGTITRAAMDAAREREYIEALQHVLQAGQRILADGGSALDAVTEAVRLLEECPLFNAGKGAVLTHAGTYELDAAVMDGATRNAGAVACVTRLRNPVLAARAVLEHSEHVLFAGAGAEAFAQAHGLELVAPEYYFTQARHDQWQRARGNDGMALLDHDAATLAAQQARDPEPLDPDSKFGTVGAVACDSRGNLAAATSTGGVTNKQVGRVGDTPLIGAGCYADDVAAVSATGTGEMFIRTVAAHDVAAQMRYAGLPLDEAARRVVMEKLPAIHGRGGLIAVDRAGNVALPFNTEGMYRGVARVGEAVSVSIYG, from the coding sequence ATGCAACCAGCTGTCATTGCCATCCACGGCGGCGCCGGCACCATCACCCGCGCGGCGATGGATGCGGCCCGCGAACGCGAATACATCGAGGCGCTGCAGCACGTGCTGCAAGCCGGCCAGCGCATCCTGGCCGATGGCGGCAGCGCGCTCGACGCCGTCACCGAGGCAGTGCGCCTGCTCGAAGAATGCCCGCTGTTCAACGCCGGCAAGGGCGCGGTGCTGACCCATGCCGGCACCTATGAACTGGATGCGGCGGTGATGGACGGCGCCACCCGCAACGCCGGCGCGGTGGCCTGCGTCACGCGCCTGCGCAACCCGGTGCTGGCCGCGCGCGCGGTGCTGGAGCACAGCGAACACGTGCTGTTTGCCGGCGCCGGCGCCGAGGCGTTCGCGCAGGCGCACGGGCTGGAGCTGGTCGCGCCGGAGTACTACTTCACCCAGGCCCGCCACGACCAGTGGCAGCGTGCGCGCGGCAACGACGGCATGGCGCTGCTCGACCACGACGCCGCCACGCTCGCCGCACAGCAGGCGCGCGACCCGGAACCGCTCGATCCCGACAGCAAGTTCGGCACCGTGGGCGCGGTCGCCTGCGACAGCCGCGGCAACCTCGCGGCGGCCACTTCCACCGGCGGCGTGACCAACAAGCAGGTGGGCCGTGTCGGCGATACCCCGCTGATCGGCGCGGGCTGCTATGCCGACGACGTCGCGGCCGTGTCCGCCACCGGCACCGGCGAGATGTTTATCCGCACCGTCGCCGCGCACGATGTCGCCGCGCAGATGCGCTATGCCGGCCTGCCGCTCGACGAGGCGGCGCGGCGCGTGGTGATGGAGAAGCTGCCCGCGATCCACGGCCGCGGCGGGCTGATCGCGGTGGATCGCGCCGGCAACGTGGCGCTGCCGTTCAATACCGAAGGCATGTACCGCGGTGTCGCCCGGGTGGGCGAGGCCGTCAGCGTGTCGATCTACGGCTGA
- a CDS encoding MurR/RpiR family transcriptional regulator has protein sequence MTIGHSISDRIARSLPALTPAHRRMAEYVLANLFRAATMRIDEFAAAVDVSVATANRFARALGFDGYPQFRAELVRGFEATLAPVERLRSELERPATVAEVFAASLEDAAANAEATRRGIDAQACERAVSAILAAQRVYVAGFGASGFLAGLLQHGLEMHCRMVTSVAGAGGASHAARQLFKLQPSDLLIVIAFPRYVSDTIELAQRAKLRGGQVLALTDGPTSPLAPLADIALYAQAGNRLSANSDATVLALIEALCGAVAHRAERPVKAAAEMTEFLLPWLYGAPDAERGRKPAPPPAPPTEPRAGARRARSTNTRKS, from the coding sequence ATGACCATTGGCCATTCGATCTCGGACCGCATCGCACGCAGCCTGCCGGCGCTGACGCCGGCGCACCGCCGCATGGCGGAATACGTGCTGGCCAACCTGTTTCGCGCGGCGACCATGCGCATCGATGAATTCGCCGCGGCGGTCGACGTCTCGGTGGCCACCGCAAACCGCTTTGCGCGGGCGCTGGGCTTCGACGGCTATCCGCAGTTCCGGGCCGAGCTGGTGCGCGGTTTCGAAGCCACGCTGGCGCCGGTGGAGCGGCTGCGCAGCGAACTGGAACGACCCGCCACCGTGGCCGAAGTGTTCGCCGCCTCGCTCGAGGATGCGGCCGCCAATGCCGAAGCGACACGGCGCGGCATCGACGCGCAGGCGTGCGAGCGCGCGGTCTCGGCGATCCTCGCCGCGCAGCGCGTCTACGTGGCCGGCTTCGGCGCCAGCGGTTTCCTCGCCGGCCTGCTGCAGCACGGGCTGGAAATGCATTGCCGCATGGTGACCTCGGTGGCGGGCGCGGGCGGCGCCTCGCATGCGGCGCGCCAGTTGTTCAAGCTGCAGCCGAGCGACCTGCTGATCGTGATCGCCTTCCCGCGCTACGTCAGCGACACCATCGAACTGGCCCAGCGCGCAAAGTTGCGTGGCGGGCAGGTGCTGGCGCTGACCGACGGCCCGACCTCGCCGCTGGCGCCGCTGGCCGATATCGCGCTGTATGCGCAGGCCGGCAACCGGCTTTCGGCCAACTCCGACGCCACCGTGCTGGCGTTGATCGAGGCGCTGTGCGGCGCGGTGGCGCACCGTGCCGAACGCCCGGTCAAGGCCGCAGCCGAAATGACCGAATTCCTGCTGCCGTGGCTGTACGGCGCCCCCGATGCCGAGCGCGGGCGCAAACCGGCGCCGCCGCCCGCGCCGCCCACCGAACCCAGGGCCGGCGCCCGCCGCGCCCGCTCGACCAACACCCGGAAGTCCTGA
- a CDS encoding ATP-binding cassette domain-containing protein, which produces MIRIDQLVLQRGTKVLFDHTSVTLNPGERVGLVGANGSGKSTLFALLRGELHPDGGDVSVPAQWRVAHVAQETPAVSRTAVDYVIDGDTRLREIEAAIAAAQASGDGSAEGEAHAAYADADGYTAPARAEALLLGLGFTLAQVSQPVASFSGGWRMRLNLAQALMCPSDLLLLDEPTNHLDLDAIVWLEDWLARYPGTLVMISHDREFLDAICNVTVHIENQQLRRYGGNYTLFETMRLQQMAQQQAAYTRQQKEIAHLESFITRFKAKATKARQAQSRVKALEKMERLAPVHVAAGFAFEFREPDAAPNPMMVLDGVDCGYAEADPPVTILHNLALSIQNGQRIGLLGANGQGKSTLVKTLAGTQDPLRGNLRLGKGLQIGYFAQHQLETLRDHDSALQHLARLAPDVREQELRDFLGSFNFRGDMATTPIEPFSGGEKARLALALIVWQKPNLLLLDEPTNHLDLDTREALTMALAQFEGTLILVSHDRHLLRATADQFMLVADGTIKPFDGDLDDYRDWLLQQAAAKRNAATAAHQAENAGDAAAAVNRKDQRRAEADERQRLSALRKPLAKELEKVEKRMAVLQGAKEEIDRFMADESSYAEANKVKLMEMLKRQGEVNGELDTLEEKWLELQEQIEQIA; this is translated from the coding sequence GTGATCCGAATCGACCAGCTAGTCCTTCAGCGCGGCACCAAGGTGCTGTTCGACCACACCAGCGTGACGCTCAACCCGGGCGAGCGCGTGGGCCTCGTCGGCGCCAACGGCAGCGGCAAGTCGACGCTGTTCGCGCTGTTGCGCGGCGAGCTGCATCCGGACGGGGGCGATGTCAGCGTGCCGGCGCAGTGGCGCGTCGCCCACGTGGCGCAGGAAACGCCGGCGGTCAGCCGCACCGCGGTGGACTACGTGATCGATGGCGATACCCGCCTGCGCGAGATCGAGGCCGCGATTGCCGCGGCCCAGGCCAGCGGCGACGGCAGCGCCGAAGGCGAAGCCCATGCCGCCTATGCCGACGCCGACGGCTACACCGCGCCGGCGCGCGCCGAGGCCCTGCTGCTGGGCCTGGGCTTCACGCTGGCGCAGGTGTCGCAGCCGGTGGCGTCGTTCTCCGGCGGCTGGCGCATGCGCCTGAACCTGGCGCAGGCGCTGATGTGCCCGTCCGACCTGCTGCTGCTCGACGAACCGACCAACCACCTGGACCTGGACGCCATCGTCTGGCTGGAAGACTGGCTGGCGCGCTATCCCGGCACGCTGGTGATGATTTCGCACGACCGCGAGTTCCTCGACGCGATCTGCAATGTGACCGTGCATATCGAGAACCAGCAGCTGCGCCGCTACGGCGGCAACTACACGCTGTTCGAGACCATGCGGCTGCAGCAGATGGCGCAGCAGCAGGCCGCCTACACGCGCCAGCAGAAGGAAATCGCGCACCTGGAATCGTTCATCACGCGCTTCAAGGCCAAGGCGACCAAGGCGCGCCAGGCGCAGAGCCGGGTCAAGGCGCTGGAAAAGATGGAGCGGCTGGCGCCGGTGCACGTCGCCGCCGGCTTTGCCTTCGAGTTCCGCGAGCCGGACGCCGCGCCCAACCCGATGATGGTGCTCGACGGTGTCGACTGTGGTTATGCCGAGGCCGATCCGCCCGTCACCATCCTGCACAACCTGGCGCTGTCGATCCAGAACGGCCAGCGCATCGGCCTGCTGGGCGCCAACGGCCAGGGCAAGTCGACGCTGGTCAAGACCCTGGCCGGCACGCAGGATCCGCTCAGGGGCAACCTTCGCCTGGGCAAGGGGCTGCAGATCGGCTACTTCGCCCAGCACCAGCTGGAAACGCTGCGCGACCACGACTCCGCGCTGCAGCACCTCGCGCGCCTGGCGCCCGACGTGCGCGAGCAGGAACTGCGCGATTTCCTCGGCAGCTTCAACTTCCGCGGCGACATGGCCACCACGCCGATCGAGCCCTTCTCCGGCGGCGAAAAGGCGCGGCTGGCGCTGGCGCTGATCGTCTGGCAGAAGCCCAACCTGCTGCTGCTGGACGAACCGACCAACCACCTGGACCTCGATACGCGCGAGGCGCTGACCATGGCGCTGGCGCAGTTCGAAGGCACGCTGATCCTGGTCTCGCACGACCGTCACCTGCTGCGCGCCACCGCCGACCAGTTCATGCTGGTGGCCGACGGCACCATCAAGCCCTTCGATGGCGACCTCGACGACTACCGCGACTGGCTGCTGCAGCAGGCCGCGGCCAAGCGCAACGCCGCCACCGCCGCGCACCAGGCGGAAAACGCCGGCGATGCCGCGGCGGCGGTCAACCGCAAGGACCAGCGCCGCGCCGAAGCCGACGAGCGCCAGCGGCTGTCGGCGCTGCGCAAGCCGCTGGCGAAGGAACTGGAAAAGGTGGAAAAGCGCATGGCGGTGCTGCAAGGCGCCAAGGAGGAGATCGACCGGTTCATGGCCGATGAAAGCAGCTATGCCGAGGCCAACAAGGTAAAGCTGATGGAGATGCTCAAGCGCCAGGGCGAGGTCAACGGCGAGCTGGACACGCTGGAAGAGAAATGGCTGGAACTGCAGGAGCAGATCGAGCAGATTGCGTGA
- a CDS encoding disulfide bond formation protein B: protein MQANSRAYFLLIAVVSFALVGVALYLQFEKGYQPCPLCVMQRFAFVGIGVFSLLAAVAQNTRSLWQGLGMLSGIAGIAVAVYHVSLLLNPKASCGIDPLENWVNALPTAKVLPQLFYSDGLCTAPLPPVLGLSVPAWSLIWLFLLTLTLAVGLIRREKNFR from the coding sequence ATGCAAGCCAATTCCCGCGCCTATTTCCTGCTGATTGCCGTCGTCTCGTTCGCGCTGGTCGGCGTCGCGCTCTACCTGCAGTTCGAAAAGGGCTACCAGCCTTGTCCGCTCTGCGTGATGCAGCGCTTCGCCTTTGTCGGCATCGGCGTGTTCTCGCTGCTGGCGGCGGTAGCGCAGAACACGCGTTCGCTGTGGCAGGGCCTGGGCATGCTGTCCGGCATCGCCGGCATCGCGGTGGCGGTCTACCACGTGTCGCTGCTGCTCAATCCCAAGGCATCGTGCGGCATCGATCCGCTCGAGAACTGGGTCAACGCGCTGCCCACCGCCAAGGTGCTGCCGCAACTGTTCTACTCCGACGGCCTGTGCACCGCGCCGCTGCCGCCGGTGCTGGGGCTGTCGGTGCCGGCATGGTCGCTGATCTGGCTGTTCCTGCTGACGCTGACGCTGGCGGTGGGGCTGATCCGGAGGGAGAAGAATTTCCGCTGA
- a CDS encoding GNAT family N-acetyltransferase gives MDHGIAFETDRLRLRQWRDQDYAPFAALNADAQVMRYFPAPLTRAESDAMAGRCRSLIAEKGWGVWVVERTADEAFLGFVGLHEPSAALPFAPCVEIAWRLARPVWGQGYATEAARAALAYGFGRLALAEIVAFTTLANARSRAVMERLGMRQDAAGFDHPALPPGHPLRPHCLYRLPRAAWQAAAA, from the coding sequence ATGGACCACGGCATCGCCTTCGAGACGGATCGCCTGCGGCTGCGCCAGTGGCGCGATCAGGACTATGCGCCGTTTGCCGCGCTCAACGCCGATGCGCAGGTGATGCGCTATTTCCCGGCACCGCTGACGCGCGCCGAAAGCGATGCGATGGCCGGGCGCTGCCGCAGCCTGATCGCAGAGAAGGGGTGGGGCGTCTGGGTCGTCGAACGCACGGCGGACGAAGCCTTCCTGGGCTTTGTCGGGCTGCACGAGCCGTCCGCCGCGCTGCCGTTCGCGCCGTGCGTGGAGATCGCCTGGCGGCTGGCGCGGCCGGTCTGGGGCCAGGGCTACGCCACCGAGGCGGCGCGCGCCGCGCTCGCCTATGGCTTCGGCCGCCTGGCGCTGGCCGAGATCGTCGCCTTCACCACGCTCGCCAATGCCCGCTCGCGCGCGGTCATGGAACGGCTCGGCATGCGCCAGGATGCCGCGGGCTTCGACCATCCCGCCTTGCCGCCGGGACACCCGTTGCGGCCGCATTGCCTGTACCGATTGCCACGCGCTGCGTGGCAAGCAGCGGCGGCCTGA